CGGTGTTGCGAGTGTCACGGAAGCGGCATACAACGCAGGGTACAGGCACCCATCTAACTTTACGATTGCGTTTAAAAAAACGTTTGGTTATCCGCCCGTTGCATCAATGAATCGTGAAGTGTAATTAGGCATACAATGTAGTTAGGTGTGGAGCGTAGCAAGTCGTAGAATGAAAAGGGCTATAAGGTGAAGATAGCTCTAGGGAAAGATAGCTCTAGGGCAAACGAGTTCTAGGTTAAGCGAACTATGGCGCTGGCGAATTAAGACACGCAATACGAGACACATAAAAGGCTGAACTTATAAAGTTCAGCCTTTTAGTTTATTCAACATTAATCATCGATTAAAAGAGGTTATTCATCTTCGAAGTTGTCTGCATAGCCTTTCGGTGGTGGCGTCCAACCTCGTTCAGAACGAGAGTGTTTGTCTGAACGATCTTTTTGCATATCTGCTTTCATACTTTCTTCTAGTTGAATGAAAATATCACGGTAGTTATTGTCATAACGTTCATCTTCAGCTGCTGCTGCCCAAGCTTTATAAAGCCTCTCTGATTTACGGCTCTCTACTCTCTTATAAGTTGATTTTTGTTGTTCGACAAAAAATGGGTGATGCCCTAAAGCCCTCAGAGCTTCTGCTCCTACCTCAAGTGCCGAGTGATAGGTTTCAGATTCTATAAAGTCAGCACCTGCTGATCTCAATCGGTAGCTATGACCTCGGTCGAAACCACGAGCCAGTATTTTTACATGTGGGTAGGTGTGCTTAACGTATTTCACAAGTTCAACGCTAGAGTCTTGGTTATCTATGGCTACAACAAACAGTGCAGCCTCTTCAATTCCTGCGGTATGAAGTAAGTCAGGGCGAGTAGCATCACCAAAGTATGATTTGACATTAATTTGTCTTAGTAGATCAACTTGGTTTGCTTGGTGATCCAATACCACAGTGTTAACACCATTAGAAACTAATAAACGGTTCACTATCTGACCAAAGCGACCAATGCCAGCGATAATCACTGTGCCTTTTTCTTCGATTTTGTCTTCTTCACGATCGTTGGAGTTTTGCTCATAGCGCGGCAAAATGACTTTGTCGAATAAGATGAAAAGACCTGGGGTCAGGAACATTGAAAGCGCAACAACCAGTGATAATGTCTGAGCGATATCATTTGGCAGCACATGGTTTTGTACAGAGAAGCTTAATAGTACAAAACCGAATTCACCGGCTTGCGCTAGGCTAAGAGTAAATAACCAACGGTCACTATTCTTAATTTTAAAGATCAACGCTAAAGTGAATAAGACGAAGGCTTTAAGTGCCATGACACCAATAGTAAGACCGATGATTAAAGCAAAGTCATCGAAAAGAATGCCGAAATCAATACCAGCGCCTACGGTAATGAAGAACAAACCTAGTAGCAAACCTTTGAAAGGATCGATGTTTGATTCGAGTTCATGGCGGAATTCACTGTTGGCAAGTACGACACCCGCCAAGAATGTACCTAATGCAGGTGATAAACCCACAAGGCTCATTAATGCGGCGATACCAATTACCAGCATTAATGCAGTCGCAGTAAAGATTTCACGAAGGCCTGAGCTGGCAACAAAACGGAATAAAGGGCGGCTAAGGAAATGCCCGCCAACCACAACAATCGCAATAGAAGCCGTGATGACTAAGCCATAAGCCCAACCAGGCAAACCCGCAACAAGGCTTAGCTCATCATGGTGTTCAGCTGCATTAGCAGTGGCATTTTGTGCTAGCTCAACAAGCTCAGGTAATGCTAACAGGGGAATGAAAGCCAGCATTGGAATCACGGCAATATCTTGGAACAACAGTACCGAGAAGGCATTTTGTCCGCCTTCTGTTTTACTCAAGCCTTTCTCATTGAAGGTTTGTAAAACAATAGCCGTTGAAGAGAGAGCGAAAATTAAACCAATAGTCAGGGCGATAGTCCAAGGCAGCTCGAAAAAGAGCGCAATGCCCATCACAATCGCGATGGTGCCACCTACTTGTAAACCACCTAAACCCATTAGTCTGTGCCTCATCGACCACAGCATCTTAGGCTCAAGTTCTAGACCGACTAAAAACAGCATCATCACTACGCCAAACTCGGCAAAGTGCTGAATTGTTGTGGTTTCTTCACCGACTAAACCAATAATGGGTCCTATCACAACCCCTGCAATCAGGTAACCCAATACAGAACCTAACCCAAGCCGTTTAGCGATGGGCACTGCAATAACCGCAGCTGCTAGATAGATAAACGCTTGTAAAAAATATCCAGTCATTGCTTGTCCTCAACCATGATGTTTTTAAGATAGTGGTTGAGCTTGGCTGCTTTGCCTGCTTCTTTATAGTCCACTTGATCTTCGACGAGTGCAGTGAGCAGTGTTTTATAATTATTTATGTGTTCACTAATACGGTTTTCTTCTAATGCGGTACGTGCACCAAACAGAGCAAAGGGGGCAAGGTAATTCATGCCACATAAAGAGGCGGTTTGCTCTATCGGGTGGAGCAATTCACGAATCGTAAAGTGATTATAACCGTCTGTTTGGTATGCATCTTCTTTCCCGCCTGCAGTGATGCTACAAAAGATCGTTTTTCCTTCAAGAGAATGACCATCAGTACCGTAGGCGAAGCCATATTCTAAGACCAGATCTTGCCATTCTTTTAAAATGGCAGGAGTTGAATACCAGTAAAGAGGGAATTGAAAAATGATGACATCATGGTCGAGTAAGCGCTTTTGCTCTCGGTCAATATTGATGCTGAAGGTTGGGTATTCAGCATATAGGTCAACCGCTGTTACGCCGTCAACTGAACTTGCTTGATCAAATAAAGGTTTATTTGCTTCAGAACGATGTTGTGAAGGATGGGCAAATAGCACCAAAACTTTTTTTGGGGTCATAAGTCCTCTTTTGGCTTTCACGTATTAATACGCAGGGTTAATGTATCGACTCATAGGTATACTGACACAATAAAGTATTCATTCTTTAAGAACAATCTGTTAGCCGTATCGTTGAATGTAACTTAATAGGTCATCTAATTGATTAACAGAAAGAGACGCTAAGTTTTCAAATGGCTTCACTTCACCATGTGTGATTAAACAGCTGGGCATATTTGCATTGTTTGCGGCTTCTAAATCGTATAAATAGTCACCCACATATAGGACTTGATGCGGTTGAAGTTGCCAAAGGTCAGCTAAAGCCGTTAATGCTTCTGGGGACGGTTTCGGCGCGTATTGCTCGCGAGAAATAACTTCTTCAACAGTAATATTGCAGTGCTCCAGTTTGCATTTAGAAGCCTCAGCACAATTACGCGTGACGATACCCGTATGAAAGTGTTTATCTTCTAAATAATTAAGCAAGGTATGACAACCTGAAAGTGATACCGAATTTTCAGCGTCACTAAGCTCATGATCTAAGATTAGCTTGTGCGCGCTTTCCCTATCAGCAGCCTCAACAAAGCTATCTGCGTGGGTCAAAATGTCTTGATGCACAGGGCAGTTTAATTGCTCTCTTAGACCTTGAAAGTTTATTTTTGAGCTGACAAGCGTGTTATCTAAATCAAACACAACCGCTTTAATATTTTTTATATTGAGTGGAATAGGCACCACATTATCTCCTCAGGTAACGTATTGATTTAAGTGTAGTCTGCATTTATATAGACTGTATGAGTCTTCATATTAATATTTGAAAATACGAAAGGAACGAATTATGAGTAAGGATTTGCGTTTACAGTGCACAACCACAATTTCAGGGCACCATGAACCTAGCCCCGCAGAGATGTTTGCGCAGATGGCAGCATGGTGTGAAGAAAACGATATTACTCATGATACTTATGGTGAAGGTCCTTTCTTACAGGGGTTTGAACAAAAAGTGGCGGATCTTCTCGGCTTTGAAGCTGGTGTATTTGTGATTACCGGCACGATGAATCAGCCAACCGTTTTAGAGTTAGTCTGCAAGGAAAAGAATAACCCGCTGGTGGCGATGCACGAGACTTGTCATATTTATCGACATGAACGTCAGGGCTACCAGTTGCAAAATCGTTTTTCAGTGTTGCCTATTGGTGATGCATTTAGAACTTGGAATGTGAATGATCTAAAAGCCTGGCCGGATACTTTATCTGCGGCATTGTATGAGCTACCTATGCGCGAAATTGGTGGTCAGCTTCCCACTTGGCAAGAACTCGAAGAGATCAAACAATATTGTAAAGAGCAATCTATTCACCTGCATTTAGATGGTGCTCGTTTATGGGAGACTGCCGCCTTTTTCCAAAAAGAATATAAAGAAATAGCACAAGGTTTTAATAGTGCTTATGTGTCTTTATATAAAGGTCTCAATGGTATGGGAGGCTCTTTACTTCTCGGAGATAAAGATCTGATAAGCAAAGCCTCAGTATGGATGAAAAGACAAGGAGGTAATGTATATCACCGAACGCCTTATGCCGTTTCTGCTGCTATGCAATTTGATCAAAGAATTGAGATGATGCCGCAGTTATTTGAGCGTACAAGGCAAATTTACCAAATCCTTCATGATTACCCCCAATTAAAGGTGAATCCTGAACAGCCGCAAGCAAATATGCTGCACATTTACTTACCGGTAAGTTACGAAAAAGCACTGGAAATCAGAGATAATTTTGCCGCAGAAAAGAGCATCTGGATAGGGCACCCTAGTATTACTGAACTAGCAAATCAGTCAAAAATAGAATGGTATGTGGGGGATAGGTTATTGAACATGCCCGATCATGAGTTTATTGAATTCTTAGATGGATTAGTTTTAGCTTTAGAAGCTTAAGCCATAGCAACTGACTCTAGAGCTACTAGACGATAAACAGGAGAGCATTGGCTCTCCTTTTTTGTGGGCAATCATTCTATTTTTTGGTGTTCAATTTATTGGTTGTTGAACGGCGGAAAGCCTAGGAATTACATGTATTGGTTAATATAAACATCGACCAAAAACATAAATACAGGCACGGTGCTTAGTACACCGAAAAAGACAATTGGAACCCAGTTTTTCACTGGCTTTTTAGGCTGATTATTATCACTCATCAAATTAACCTCTTACATGTCATATAAAGCTGAACATAGAAAATTGAGCCGCTAATGAACACGTGATTGACGAACAGCAGCATTGTGGTTTGGATACTATCAAATAAAGTGTAAGCGCTATATCCCTTTTTATATAAACGAATAAGCCTTAATAATTATTTTGAAGTGAACCAATGAAATAGGCTATTGTCGTAGAAGTTAATCGATTAATTTCTTTGGAGAGACAGAGTGAAAACACTCGGTAATATTATTTGGTTTTTATTTGGTGGCGTATTCATGGGATTGGCTTGGTGGTTCTTCGGAATTCTAGCTTTCTTAACCATCGTAGGAATTCCATGGGGACGAGCTTGTTTTGTAATGGGTAATTTTTCTTTCTTCCCATTTGGGCAAGAGGCGATTTCTCGCGATGAACTAACGAACGAAACTGATATTGGCACCAGTGCTTTTGGCATGCTTGGTAATATTATTTGGTTCTTGTTTGCCGGTATTTGGCTAGCGATTGGTCATATTGCTTCAGCAGTAGCTTGCTTCATTACCATAATCGGTATTCCATTTGCCATTCAGCATTTGAAGCTTGCGGTTATTTCACTCGCTCCGATTGGAAAAACCGTTGTTGATAAGCACGAAGCAGAAGCGGCACGTGTGAGAAATTACAAAGGCTAACTAAGTTCAGAATAAACAGAGCCCTGCATGATGCAGGGCTCTTTAGTTTCTAATCAATAAACTGGATTATTGGATTATTGGTTATTGGTTACTGATTAATGAAGTCTTTGAATCTTTGCTTCGTTTCAGCGTCTGCTTTGCTGTACCAAAAGTGAAGCATTTCTTCAGTAGTATTTGCGGTATCAGTATCGATCTTAGCCGGTAATGTCACCGGTTGAGCTACTGCAACTGAAGCGGTTGTTAACGCCGCAACCCCACCTTTTTTGTTGTAATCAGCCGCTTCTAAAGGGAACTTACGACCAATCTGCATCCCGCCTTTTACTAGCTTGTCTTGACGAAGGTCGACTGCGTTTTGGTTTTCATCAAGTAAGTTCCAATCAAGGTTCTTAATACCTGCTTTGCCTTGGTCGATATTACGATAATCAGGCAGATCAAAAGTTAGTGTCGTGTCACTGGCTTCAAATGTCGCAATGATAGTATCGCTATCAATAAATTCTCGCTCATTTCCCTGATCAAACGCCAGTTGATATTGGAAAACGATTTGGTTTTTGCCATCAGGAACGGTCAAAGTTTTATGTGAAGAGAAAAGACCACCAGAGAGATCTGGGCTGGCTTCGTTTACCGCTAAAATATCAACACTTGAAGGGACTTGTATTTCTACGTCAGCGAATACCGCTGGAGCCGCCATGATGGTAGAAAGTAACGCGATGCTTTGTATTGTTTTCATAATCATACAATTGTTGTGGTCAGAGAAATTACAATCTCACGCGGAGAAATGTAATTCAAGTGATGAAAGTGGGATTTAAAAATACTTGCCAAATCTTAACGAAACATTCATGTTCTAAGTCAAAAATGACTCAAAAGAGGGCAGTGACTTGGATACAAAACGCATGGAAAGCTTTGAAAATCAGTTTGAATTTTTTTTAGAGCAAACAATGCAGACTGATGCTGCTCATGATCTTAACCATGTATTACGTGTTGTTAGATCCGCAATGGAGTTATGCCA
This Vibrio gallaecicus DNA region includes the following protein-coding sequences:
- a CDS encoding monovalent cation:proton antiporter-2 (CPA2) family protein, yielding MTGYFLQAFIYLAAAVIAVPIAKRLGLGSVLGYLIAGVVIGPIIGLVGEETTTIQHFAEFGVVMMLFLVGLELEPKMLWSMRHRLMGLGGLQVGGTIAIVMGIALFFELPWTIALTIGLIFALSSTAIVLQTFNEKGLSKTEGGQNAFSVLLFQDIAVIPMLAFIPLLALPELVELAQNATANAAEHHDELSLVAGLPGWAYGLVITASIAIVVVGGHFLSRPLFRFVASSGLREIFTATALMLVIGIAALMSLVGLSPALGTFLAGVVLANSEFRHELESNIDPFKGLLLGLFFITVGAGIDFGILFDDFALIIGLTIGVMALKAFVLFTLALIFKIKNSDRWLFTLSLAQAGEFGFVLLSFSVQNHVLPNDIAQTLSLVVALSMFLTPGLFILFDKVILPRYEQNSNDREEDKIEEKGTVIIAGIGRFGQIVNRLLVSNGVNTVVLDHQANQVDLLRQINVKSYFGDATRPDLLHTAGIEEAALFVVAIDNQDSSVELVKYVKHTYPHVKILARGFDRGHSYRLRSAGADFIESETYHSALEVGAEALRALGHHPFFVEQQKSTYKRVESRKSERLYKAWAAAAEDERYDNNYRDIFIQLEESMKADMQKDRSDKHSRSERGWTPPPKGYADNFEDE
- a CDS encoding NAD(P)H-dependent oxidoreductase; the protein is MTPKKVLVLFAHPSQHRSEANKPLFDQASSVDGVTAVDLYAEYPTFSINIDREQKRLLDHDVIIFQFPLYWYSTPAILKEWQDLVLEYGFAYGTDGHSLEGKTIFCSITAGGKEDAYQTDGYNHFTIRELLHPIEQTASLCGMNYLAPFALFGARTALEENRISEHINNYKTLLTALVEDQVDYKEAGKAAKLNHYLKNIMVEDKQ
- a CDS encoding threonine aldolase family protein; translated protein: MSKDLRLQCTTTISGHHEPSPAEMFAQMAAWCEENDITHDTYGEGPFLQGFEQKVADLLGFEAGVFVITGTMNQPTVLELVCKEKNNPLVAMHETCHIYRHERQGYQLQNRFSVLPIGDAFRTWNVNDLKAWPDTLSAALYELPMREIGGQLPTWQELEEIKQYCKEQSIHLHLDGARLWETAAFFQKEYKEIAQGFNSAYVSLYKGLNGMGGSLLLGDKDLISKASVWMKRQGGNVYHRTPYAVSAAMQFDQRIEMMPQLFERTRQIYQILHDYPQLKVNPEQPQANMLHIYLPVSYEKALEIRDNFAAEKSIWIGHPSITELANQSKIEWYVGDRLLNMPDHEFIEFLDGLVLALEA
- a CDS encoding YccF domain-containing protein codes for the protein MKTLGNIIWFLFGGVFMGLAWWFFGILAFLTIVGIPWGRACFVMGNFSFFPFGQEAISRDELTNETDIGTSAFGMLGNIIWFLFAGIWLAIGHIASAVACFITIIGIPFAIQHLKLAVISLAPIGKTVVDKHEAEAARVRNYKG
- a CDS encoding HAD family hydrolase, with translation MVPIPLNIKNIKAVVFDLDNTLVSSKINFQGLREQLNCPVHQDILTHADSFVEAADRESAHKLILDHELSDAENSVSLSGCHTLLNYLEDKHFHTGIVTRNCAEASKCKLEHCNITVEEVISREQYAPKPSPEALTALADLWQLQPHQVLYVGDYLYDLEAANNANMPSCLITHGEVKPFENLASLSVNQLDDLLSYIQRYG
- a CDS encoding DUF2057 family protein, translating into MKTIQSIALLSTIMAAPAVFADVEIQVPSSVDILAVNEASPDLSGGLFSSHKTLTVPDGKNQIVFQYQLAFDQGNEREFIDSDTIIATFEASDTTLTFDLPDYRNIDQGKAGIKNLDWNLLDENQNAVDLRQDKLVKGGMQIGRKFPLEAADYNKKGGVAALTTASVAVAQPVTLPAKIDTDTANTTEEMLHFWYSKADAETKQRFKDFINQ